TGGCCGGAACGGGCAGCGTCTACATCCTCGACGAGCCGACCAGCGGCCTCCACCTCGCCGACGTCGAGCAGTTGCTCGGCCTGCTCGACCGGCTCGTCGACTCCGGCAAGTCGGTCATCGTCGTAGAGCACCACCAGGCGGTCATGGCGCACGCGGACTGGATCATCGACCTCGGCCCGGGCGCCGGGCACGACGGTGGCCGGATCGTCTTCGAGGGCACGCCTGCCGACCTCGTCGCCGCGCGGTCCACGCTTACCGGCGAGCACCTTGCGGAGTACGTCGGCAGCCGTCTTTTGTGTGCGGCGCCGTCGTGGCTGGTCGCGCAGTTCCCCGCGCCCCTTTAGGGCGCTGCCGAACCGTAATCGACTTCACCAGGGCCGCTCAGCGCATCGGCGAGGATCCGGACGTGTGAAACCCCCACCGGCGCCGGGCCGGTGGGGGCTTCCGTTCCAGGTCGCCGATGGTTACCAGGCGACCGGCAGCCGTTCGGGCAGGCGCTTCATGAAGTTGGTGCGCCACACGAGCTGTTCGGCCGGTACGGCGAGCCGCAGTCCCGGAAGCCGCTCCAGCAGCGTGTGCAGGGCGATTTCCGCGTGCTTCCTCCCGAGGGCCGTGGCCGGGCAGTAGTGCGCTCCGCCGCCGAAGGAGAGATGATCGGCGGCGCCTTCCCGGCCGGGGCGGAACCGGTGCGGATCGGGGAAATGCGCGGGGTCGTGGTTCGCGCCCTCGACGAGGACCAGGACCAGCTCCCCTTTCTTCACCTCCACATCGCCCAACCGGACGTCTTCCAGGGCGAGTCGGGGCAGGCCGTCGCCGATGGACAGGTTGATCCGCAGGAGTTCGTCCATCGCGTCCGCCACCGGGACGCCGCCGGTGGTGAGTGCCTGGCGGACGTCGTCGCGGGTCAGCAGCGAGACGAGGGCCATGGTGAGGAATCCCGAGGTGGAAATGACGCCCGCGCCGAAGAGGGTGACGCCGACCGTGGCGAACATCTCGTCCGTGACCTGGGCGTATTCCGCGGTGCCCCGCAGTTTCGCGAGATCGCCCATCAGGCCGGTCGTGGCCGGGTCGTCGAGGCGACCGGCCATGTAGGCGATATCGCGGTCCCAGTTGAGCTGCGCGGCCTCGATCTCCCGGGGCGAATTCATGAACGCCACGTCCAGGCTGCGCAGCAGCAACGCCGCATCCTCCTGCGGAACACCGAGGACGTGGCAGTGCATCCTGGCGGAGTACGGGTCGGCGAAACCGCCGCGCAGTTCAGCCGGCGCCCCCTCGATGAGGAGCCGGTCCACCAACCGGCCGGCCTCATGCCGCATCCACTCATCGAGGCCGGGGGCTTTGGGGTTGATGGCCTTCATCACCGCCTTGCGCAGCCCGGCGCCGGTGATGTTGCCCATGTTGTTCACCACCTCGGGCGGGATCGTCAGGGCGTACTGACGGGGAGCGCCCGGCGCGGAGGTGTCCTTGAGGGAGAACCGGTCGTCTTCCAGCACCTGCTTGCACAGCCGATACGAGGAGACCAGCCACGCCTCGGCACCGGCGATCGTGCGGACCTTCGTCACGGGCGTGGCGCGCAGGGCCTCGACGTCCTCGGGCAGGCGGGTGCCGTTCCAGTCGAAGGGGAACGCGGGGAGCGTCTCGGTCGTCGCGGTGATCAACGTGCTTCTCCTTCGGCGGGCTTGAGGATGCCGTGGCCCTGGTTGCGGGAGGCGCGCAGGCCGTATCCCCGTGCGTAGAGCAGGTCGGCGAGCGGCAGGGCCTGGTGGTAGCAGTTCAGCGACGACGGGACGCCGAGGATGGCCGGGGTGTCGATGAACAGGGGGACTTCGGCGCACACGTAGTCCCGGCACACCTGCCGCTGTTCGTCGGTGGGTTGTCCGTCGGGGCCGAGTTTCCCGGAGAGGAAAAGGCCGGCCAGGGCGTCGCATGTCTCGCGTACGGCCGGGTCGTGCTCCACTGCCTGGACGACCTCGTGGTGGAGGCGCCGATAGGCGGCGTTGCCCTGGAAGGCCGACATGGGATGCCACGTCAGGCGGCTGCCGCCGGGGTCCGCGTCCGCGCAGGCGGTGGAGACCTTGGCGCGCACGCCCCGTACGTTCTTCACGGCCTTCTGCCGGGCGTGTTCGGGTGCGTATCCGAGGGCCTGGTACATGTCGGCCACGTGGACGTCGGTATAGACGAAGTCCGCGTGGTCGAACCGGGCCGCGGCCCAACGCGCCAGGTCATTGAGGCGCCGGGCGGAGAAGTAGCTGTTGCCTGGGGAGACTCCGATGATCGCGTGCGCGCCCTCTTCGGCGATGACGCGGCACTGGTCGGTATAGGGCTGGAGCTGGAAGGTCTCGGCTGGGGCGACAGTCGCCTGAGTCAAGATCGAATCCTCATCGCGCCGCGATTCTTCAGGACCTGGCGTCCTGCGTGCGGCGGCAGCGACGACCCCACGCTACCGAGCCGACGCAGTGAGTAAACCCCTACCCGCGGGTACTGATGGAAAAAGTTTTCCGGATTGCGAAACCCCGCGATGTCATTGGCGACTC
This genomic window from Streptomyces sp. DG2A-72 contains:
- a CDS encoding cytochrome P450, translating into MITATTETLPAFPFDWNGTRLPEDVEALRATPVTKVRTIAGAEAWLVSSYRLCKQVLEDDRFSLKDTSAPGAPRQYALTIPPEVVNNMGNITGAGLRKAVMKAINPKAPGLDEWMRHEAGRLVDRLLIEGAPAELRGGFADPYSARMHCHVLGVPQEDAALLLRSLDVAFMNSPREIEAAQLNWDRDIAYMAGRLDDPATTGLMGDLAKLRGTAEYAQVTDEMFATVGVTLFGAGVISTSGFLTMALVSLLTRDDVRQALTTGGVPVADAMDELLRINLSIGDGLPRLALEDVRLGDVEVKKGELVLVLVEGANHDPAHFPDPHRFRPGREGAADHLSFGGGAHYCPATALGRKHAEIALHTLLERLPGLRLAVPAEQLVWRTNFMKRLPERLPVAW
- a CDS encoding tRNA-dependent cyclodipeptide synthase — translated: MTQATVAPAETFQLQPYTDQCRVIAEEGAHAIIGVSPGNSYFSARRLNDLARWAAARFDHADFVYTDVHVADMYQALGYAPEHARQKAVKNVRGVRAKVSTACADADPGGSRLTWHPMSAFQGNAAYRRLHHEVVQAVEHDPAVRETCDALAGLFLSGKLGPDGQPTDEQRQVCRDYVCAEVPLFIDTPAILGVPSSLNCYHQALPLADLLYARGYGLRASRNQGHGILKPAEGEAR